The following are encoded together in the Paludisphaera mucosa genome:
- a CDS encoding PVC-type heme-binding CxxCH protein, translated as MRPILIALALAATALGAAVADDAPMTLHEQRRVPSAGRPDAYEVVQKTASWRPSKTALIVCDMWDEHWCKGATRRCGELAPVLNQVVAAARKKGVLIVHSPSGCMDAYKDHPARLRAKSAPKAADLPKDIGAWCYKIPSEERGEYPVDQADGGCDDGPRCAERTAWKSQDPRIEIRDEDAISDSGEEVWNLLASRGVEHVMLTGVHTNMCVLGRPFGLRNLAKNGKDVVLIRDLTDTMYNSRRPPYVSHFEGTARVVEHIEKFVCATITSTDLTGRPAFAFKPDDRPRAVFLIGDDEYKTAETLPAFAQTELEPAGVRCTFAIADPKAPNDFPGVEALDDADLLFVSARRRAPTDAQMKIIRRFVEAGKPVVGIRTASHAFDTRGTAPAGHAEWTTFDPDVLGGHYTGHHENGVEPTIALAEHAKGHPILDGVEPGFRSPGSLYKAGPLAATTIPLLIGAIEGHPAEPVAWVNLKGRSRVFYTSLGAPGDFETPAFRRLLRNAVFWALDRPAPVAAIAPPPFKVPDDLAVDLVLAEPIVRQPLNIHFDERGRMWVVQYAQYPDPAGLTMLSRDGVWRVVYDKVPVAPPNHVRGLDRISIHEDVDGDGTYDRHKTFVQGLNIATSVAVGREGVWVLNPPYLLFYPDRDGDDVPDGDPEVRLQGFGMEDSHSVVNSLTWGPDGWLYAAQGSTVSGRVMRPGQEGEPTRSLGQLIWRYHPEKRLYEVFAEGGGNAFGVEIDAKGRVFSGHNGGDTRGFHYVPGGYLQKGFDKHGPLSNPYAFGYFPAMKHDKTPRFTHDFTIYEGGRFPKKYDGVLFGVAPLLHHVVMSEVIPDGSTFRTRDVGFAMESEDPMFRPVDVTLGPDGALYVADWNDAQVNHYRNHEGLVDQATGRIYRIRARDAKPTGPLPDLGTLTAPELIDRLDDPNRWVRQTVLRLLGDRPRSSQEVVPELRRRLAARTGQPALEALWALNLIGGLDEASTLTALRHEDTFVRTWAVRLACESDHLPTFPGGKPSTASVPYHVTGPVAAALVDLARNDPRVEVRSQLASSARRLDSGGWFQILKNLARRGEDVGDPYVPLLIWWAIEARVADDPGSVLLLFQDPAMWDAPISVSTLQERLMRRFAAEGGQKNLSYCEKLLLLAPEPPHAARLMAGLEAAYVGRSTAGLPFRLADALETFGRSSVVTGLRRARPEAVAEATKLLSSPDGDREKQLQYLRVLGEVRIDACRPAVQALALNSPVNPIRSAALSALAVFDDPEIAGEVLKTYPSLPDDVLASAWNLLATRRAWAATFLEAVAAGRIDAKTIPREAVARFRALKDPKVEEMAARAFGASEPAGASTRKDRITALSGVVRAGGGTPKAGRAIFHERCERCHALFGKGGKVGPELTTFRRDDLDSVLLAIVDPSAEIREGYVAYALATTDGRVLSGVCADQDPRIVVLRCADGEERTFAREDVESFDPSKASIMPDGLLDDLSDAQVRDLLSYLRVSQPIID; from the coding sequence ATGCGGCCCATCCTCATCGCCCTTGCGCTCGCGGCGACGGCCCTCGGAGCGGCCGTCGCCGACGACGCGCCGATGACCTTGCACGAGCAGCGGCGCGTCCCCTCCGCCGGCCGGCCCGACGCCTACGAGGTCGTCCAGAAGACGGCGAGCTGGCGGCCCTCGAAGACGGCCCTGATCGTCTGCGACATGTGGGACGAGCACTGGTGCAAGGGGGCGACCCGGCGCTGCGGCGAGCTGGCCCCGGTGCTGAACCAGGTCGTGGCCGCCGCCCGCAAGAAGGGCGTGCTGATCGTCCACTCGCCCAGCGGCTGCATGGACGCCTACAAGGACCACCCCGCGCGGCTGCGGGCGAAGTCGGCCCCGAAGGCCGCCGACCTGCCGAAGGACATCGGCGCGTGGTGCTACAAGATCCCCTCGGAGGAGCGCGGCGAGTACCCCGTCGACCAGGCCGACGGCGGCTGCGACGACGGGCCGCGATGCGCCGAGCGGACCGCCTGGAAGTCGCAGGACCCGAGGATCGAGATCCGCGACGAGGACGCGATCAGCGACTCGGGCGAGGAGGTCTGGAACCTGCTGGCGAGCCGCGGGGTCGAGCACGTCATGCTGACGGGCGTTCACACGAACATGTGCGTGCTCGGCCGCCCGTTCGGCCTCCGCAACCTGGCGAAGAACGGCAAGGACGTCGTCCTGATCCGCGACCTGACCGACACGATGTACAACTCGCGGCGGCCGCCCTACGTCTCGCACTTCGAAGGCACGGCGCGGGTCGTCGAGCACATCGAGAAGTTCGTCTGCGCGACGATCACGTCGACCGACCTGACCGGCCGCCCGGCCTTCGCCTTCAAGCCCGACGACCGCCCCCGCGCCGTGTTCCTGATCGGCGACGACGAGTACAAGACCGCCGAGACGCTCCCGGCCTTCGCCCAGACCGAGCTGGAGCCGGCCGGCGTGCGCTGCACGTTCGCGATCGCCGACCCCAAGGCGCCCAACGACTTCCCCGGCGTCGAGGCGCTCGACGACGCCGACCTGCTCTTCGTCAGCGCCCGCCGACGCGCGCCGACGGATGCTCAGATGAAGATCATCCGCCGCTTCGTCGAGGCCGGAAAGCCGGTCGTCGGCATCCGCACCGCCAGCCACGCCTTCGACACCCGAGGGACGGCCCCGGCCGGCCACGCCGAATGGACGACGTTCGACCCCGACGTCCTGGGCGGCCACTACACGGGCCACCACGAGAACGGCGTCGAGCCGACGATCGCCCTCGCCGAGCACGCCAAGGGCCACCCGATCCTCGACGGCGTCGAGCCCGGCTTCCGCAGCCCCGGCTCGCTCTACAAGGCCGGCCCGCTCGCGGCGACGACGATCCCGCTGCTGATCGGCGCGATCGAGGGCCACCCCGCCGAGCCCGTCGCCTGGGTCAACCTCAAGGGCCGGTCTCGGGTTTTCTACACGTCGCTCGGCGCGCCGGGCGACTTCGAGACGCCCGCCTTCCGACGCCTCTTGCGCAACGCGGTCTTCTGGGCGCTCGACCGGCCTGCGCCCGTCGCCGCGATCGCGCCGCCGCCGTTCAAGGTCCCCGACGACCTGGCGGTCGACCTGGTGCTCGCGGAGCCGATCGTCCGTCAGCCGTTGAACATCCATTTCGACGAACGGGGCCGGATGTGGGTCGTGCAGTACGCCCAGTATCCCGACCCCGCCGGGCTGACGATGCTCAGCCGCGACGGCGTCTGGCGCGTGGTGTACGACAAGGTCCCGGTCGCCCCGCCGAACCACGTCCGCGGCCTGGACCGGATCTCGATCCACGAGGACGTCGACGGCGACGGGACGTACGACCGCCACAAGACGTTCGTGCAGGGCCTGAACATCGCGACGTCCGTCGCCGTCGGCCGCGAGGGGGTCTGGGTCCTCAACCCGCCCTACCTCCTCTTCTACCCCGACCGCGACGGCGACGACGTCCCCGACGGCGACCCCGAGGTCCGACTGCAGGGCTTCGGCATGGAAGACTCGCATTCGGTCGTCAACAGCCTGACCTGGGGCCCCGACGGCTGGCTCTACGCGGCGCAGGGGAGCACGGTCTCGGGCCGGGTCATGAGGCCCGGTCAGGAGGGCGAGCCCACGCGTTCGCTCGGCCAGCTCATCTGGCGCTATCACCCCGAAAAGCGTCTTTACGAGGTCTTCGCCGAGGGGGGCGGCAACGCGTTCGGGGTCGAGATCGACGCCAAGGGGCGGGTCTTCTCGGGCCACAACGGCGGCGACACCCGCGGGTTCCACTACGTGCCGGGCGGTTATCTGCAAAAAGGGTTCGACAAGCACGGGCCGCTCTCCAACCCCTACGCCTTCGGCTACTTCCCGGCCATGAAGCACGACAAGACCCCGCGCTTCACGCACGACTTCACGATCTACGAAGGGGGCCGGTTCCCGAAGAAGTACGACGGCGTGCTGTTCGGCGTCGCCCCCCTGCTCCATCACGTGGTCATGAGCGAGGTGATCCCGGACGGCTCGACCTTCCGCACCCGCGACGTCGGCTTCGCCATGGAGTCGGAAGACCCGATGTTCCGCCCGGTCGACGTCACCCTCGGCCCCGACGGCGCGCTCTACGTCGCCGACTGGAACGACGCCCAGGTGAACCACTACCGCAACCACGAAGGCCTGGTCGACCAGGCCACCGGCCGCATCTACCGCATCCGCGCCCGCGATGCGAAGCCCACCGGCCCGCTCCCCGACCTGGGCACGCTCACCGCGCCCGAACTGATCGACCGCCTCGACGACCCCAACCGCTGGGTCCGCCAGACCGTCCTCCGCCTGCTCGGCGATCGGCCCCGGAGTTCTCAGGAGGTGGTCCCCGAGCTGCGCCGTCGCCTCGCGGCGCGGACGGGCCAGCCGGCCCTCGAGGCGCTCTGGGCGCTCAACCTGATCGGCGGGCTCGACGAGGCTTCGACCCTGACGGCGCTACGCCACGAGGACACGTTCGTGCGGACCTGGGCGGTGCGGCTGGCCTGCGAGTCTGATCACCTGCCGACGTTCCCCGGCGGTAAGCCGTCGACCGCATCGGTTCCCTATCATGTGACCGGCCCGGTCGCCGCGGCCCTTGTCGATCTGGCCAGGAACGACCCCCGTGTCGAGGTCCGCAGCCAGCTGGCGTCCTCGGCGCGCAGGTTGGACTCCGGGGGCTGGTTCCAGATCCTGAAGAACCTCGCGAGGCGGGGCGAGGACGTCGGCGATCCGTACGTCCCCCTGCTGATCTGGTGGGCGATCGAAGCGCGTGTGGCGGACGATCCCGGCTCCGTCCTCCTGCTGTTCCAGGACCCGGCGATGTGGGACGCGCCGATCTCCGTCTCGACGCTCCAGGAGCGCTTGATGCGCCGCTTCGCCGCCGAGGGGGGGCAGAAGAACCTGAGCTATTGCGAGAAGCTCCTTTTGCTGGCGCCGGAGCCCCCGCACGCCGCCCGGCTGATGGCCGGGCTGGAGGCGGCCTACGTGGGACGCTCGACCGCGGGCCTCCCCTTCAGGCTGGCCGACGCGCTGGAGACGTTCGGCAGGTCGTCCGTCGTGACGGGGCTGCGTCGGGCCAGGCCCGAGGCGGTCGCCGAGGCGACGAAGCTCCTGTCCAGCCCCGACGGCGACCGCGAGAAGCAGCTGCAGTACCTCCGCGTGCTGGGCGAGGTCCGCATCGACGCCTGCCGCCCGGCGGTCCAGGCGCTCGCCCTGAACTCGCCGGTGAACCCGATCCGCTCGGCGGCGCTCTCGGCGCTGGCGGTTTTCGACGACCCCGAGATCGCGGGCGAGGTGCTGAAGACCTATCCGTCGCTCCCCGACGACGTGCTCGCCTCGGCGTGGAACCTCCTCGCCACCCGGCGGGCGTGGGCCGCGACCTTTTTGGAGGCGGTCGCCGCCGGCCGGATCGACGCGAAGACGATCCCCCGCGAGGCCGTCGCCCGGTTCCGCGCCTTGAAAGATCCGAAGGTCGAGGAGATGGCCGCCCGCGCGTTCGGCGCGAGCGAGCCGGCCGGGGCGTCGACCCGCAAGGACCGGATCACCGCGCTCTCCGGGGTCGTCCGCGCCGGCGGCGGCACGCCCAAGGCGGGCCGGGCCATCTTCCACGAGCGTTGCGAGCGCTGCCACGCCCTGTTCGGCAAGGGGGGGAAGGTCGGGCCCGAGTTGACCACGTTCCGCCGCGACGACCTCGACTCGGTCTTGCTGGCGATCGTCGACCCCTCGGCCGAGATCCGCGAGGGCTACGTCGCCTACGCCCTCGCCACGACCGACGGCCGCGTCCTGTCCGGCGTCTGCGCCGACCAGGATCCGCGCATCGTCGTCCTCCGCTGCGCCGACGGCGAGGAGCGGACGTTCGCCCGCGAGGACGTCGAGTCGTTCGACCCCTCGAAGGCCTCCATCATGCCCGACGGCCTGCTCGACGACCTGAGCGACGCCCAGGTCCGCGACCTGCTCTCGTACCTTCGCGTCAGCCAGCCGATCATCGATTAA
- a CDS encoding copper homeostasis protein CutC, producing MRPLVEICVGDLRSAIEAEAGGADRVELCDRLEVGGTTPGAGTIAEACRILSISVHVLIRVRAGDFTPDASELAAMRDDVDVALRMGASGVVFGILLRDGTIDREATARLVELARPMSVTFHKAFDQTPDLDEALETLIELGVDRVLTSGGRPSAEEGVDALARLVATAGDRIGVLVAGRLSVANLLEIVRRTGAHEVHLGSAAVDVIKSPCTFTTRDGSALDWTGVRAEKVRRILEAASDLGSG from the coding sequence ATGCGCCCGCTTGTCGAGATCTGCGTCGGCGACCTGCGCTCGGCCATCGAGGCCGAGGCGGGGGGCGCGGACCGGGTCGAGCTGTGCGACCGCCTCGAAGTCGGCGGCACGACCCCGGGCGCGGGGACGATCGCCGAGGCCTGCCGCATCCTATCGATATCGGTGCATGTGTTGATCCGCGTCCGGGCCGGCGACTTCACGCCCGACGCGTCCGAGCTGGCCGCGATGCGCGACGACGTCGACGTCGCCCTGCGGATGGGGGCGTCGGGCGTCGTCTTCGGGATCCTCCTGCGCGACGGCACGATCGACCGCGAGGCGACCGCGCGGCTCGTCGAGCTGGCCCGGCCGATGAGCGTGACCTTCCACAAGGCGTTCGACCAGACGCCCGACCTCGACGAGGCGCTCGAAACCCTGATCGAGCTGGGCGTCGACCGCGTCCTGACCTCGGGCGGCCGGCCCTCGGCCGAGGAGGGCGTCGACGCTCTCGCCCGGCTCGTCGCGACGGCCGGCGACCGCATCGGCGTCCTCGTCGCCGGCCGGCTCTCGGTCGCGAACCTGCTCGAGATCGTCCGCCGCACGGGGGCCCACGAGGTCCACCTCGGCTCGGCCGCCGTCGACGTGATCAAAAGCCCCTGCACCTTCACGACCCGCGACGGCTCCGCCCTGGACTGGACGGGCGTGCGGGCCGAGAAGGTGCGGCGGATCCTGGAAGCCGCGTCGGATCTCGGGTCGGGTTAA
- the poxB gene encoding ubiquinone-dependent pyruvate dehydrogenase — protein MAQTVSDVFIDTLVAAGVKRVYGVVGDSLNGLTDVIRRREGIDWMHVRHEEVAAFAAGAEAHLTGELAVCAGSCGPGNLHLINGLYDCHRSRVPVLAIAAQIPSSELGSNYFQETNPQLLFKDCSHYCEFISQPEHAIRILGIAMRTAIAKKGVAVVVIPGDVALRACSSKPAFLALDYAPSMTIPPADSLAGAAEILNAADRVTILGGAGCAGAQAELMATAERLKAPIVHAMRGKEFIEPDNPYDVGMTGLLGFSSGYHAMMSCDALLMLGTDFPYPQFFPTGAKVIQVDIRGEQIGRRTRVDLGLVGGVKETLSALAPLLTDQADRRFLDDCLEHYATTRKDLDDLAVGKPGKRPIHPQFLAHEIDALAADDAVFTCDVGTPTIWASRYLHMNGRRRLLGSFWHGSMANAMAQAVGAQAAQPGRQVVSLSGDGGLAMLLGDLLTLRQLKLPAKIVVFNNGSLGFVELEMKAAGLLDYGTDLVNPDFAKLAQSADILGLRVEDPEDVRPALQQAFAHDGPALVDVVVNRQELAMPPSITASQALGFSLYLIRAVIGGRGDEVVDLAKTNFLPRGKR, from the coding sequence ATGGCGCAGACGGTCAGCGACGTATTCATCGACACGCTCGTCGCCGCGGGGGTGAAGCGGGTCTACGGGGTGGTGGGCGACTCGCTCAACGGGCTGACGGACGTCATCCGTCGCCGCGAGGGGATCGACTGGATGCACGTCCGGCACGAGGAGGTCGCCGCCTTCGCCGCGGGGGCCGAGGCGCACCTGACGGGCGAGCTGGCGGTCTGCGCGGGGAGCTGCGGGCCGGGGAACCTGCACCTGATCAACGGGCTCTACGACTGCCACCGCAGCCGCGTCCCCGTGCTGGCCATCGCGGCCCAGATCCCCAGCAGCGAGCTGGGGAGCAACTACTTCCAGGAGACCAACCCCCAGCTCCTGTTCAAGGACTGCAGCCACTACTGCGAGTTCATCTCGCAGCCCGAGCACGCCATCCGCATTTTGGGCATCGCCATGCGGACGGCGATCGCGAAGAAGGGGGTGGCGGTCGTCGTGATCCCGGGGGACGTCGCACTGCGGGCTTGCAGCTCGAAGCCGGCCTTCCTGGCGCTCGATTACGCGCCCTCGATGACGATCCCGCCGGCCGACTCGCTGGCGGGCGCGGCCGAGATCCTCAACGCCGCCGACCGCGTGACGATCCTCGGCGGCGCGGGCTGCGCCGGGGCCCAAGCCGAGCTGATGGCGACCGCGGAACGCCTCAAGGCGCCGATCGTCCACGCCATGCGGGGCAAGGAGTTCATCGAGCCCGACAACCCATACGACGTCGGAATGACCGGACTCCTGGGGTTCTCGTCGGGCTACCACGCCATGATGAGCTGCGACGCCCTGCTGATGCTCGGCACCGACTTCCCGTACCCGCAGTTCTTCCCCACCGGCGCGAAGGTCATCCAGGTCGACATCCGGGGCGAGCAGATCGGCCGCCGCACGCGCGTGGACCTTGGGCTGGTCGGCGGCGTGAAGGAGACGCTCTCGGCGTTGGCCCCGCTGCTGACCGACCAGGCCGACCGCCGCTTCCTGGACGACTGCCTGGAGCACTACGCGACGACCCGCAAGGACCTCGACGATTTGGCCGTCGGCAAGCCCGGGAAACGGCCGATCCACCCCCAGTTCCTCGCCCACGAGATCGACGCCCTCGCCGCCGACGACGCCGTCTTCACCTGCGACGTCGGCACGCCGACGATCTGGGCCTCGCGCTATCTCCACATGAATGGACGCCGCCGACTCCTGGGCTCGTTCTGGCACGGGTCGATGGCCAACGCGATGGCGCAGGCGGTCGGCGCGCAGGCGGCGCAGCCCGGCCGGCAGGTCGTCAGCCTGAGCGGCGACGGCGGCCTGGCCATGCTGCTGGGCGACCTGCTGACGCTCCGCCAGCTCAAGCTGCCGGCGAAGATCGTCGTCTTCAACAACGGCTCGCTCGGCTTCGTCGAGCTGGAGATGAAGGCCGCCGGCCTGCTCGACTACGGCACCGACCTGGTCAACCCCGACTTCGCCAAGCTCGCGCAGTCGGCCGACATCCTCGGCCTCCGTGTCGAGGACCCCGAGGACGTCCGCCCGGCTCTCCAGCAGGCCTTCGCCCACGACGGCCCGGCGCTCGTCGACGTCGTCGTCAACCGTCAGGAGCTGGCCATGCCGCCGTCGATCACGGCCTCGCAGGCCCTGGGATTCAGCCTGTACCTCATCCGCGCCGTCATCGGCGGCCGGGGCGACGAGGTCGTCGACCTGGCGAAGACCAACTTCCTGCCGCGCGGGAAACGATGA
- a CDS encoding transglutaminase family protein encodes MKRIRIVHSTAYHYHEPVRFGAHRALLRPREGHDVHIAGSKLSVEPRADVRWIRDVYGNSIAFLTFAEPGATLRLESEVDVDLYADGPIDCAVDPSAQWYPFQYDAAEQVEIVPYRLPSYPHDGAAVQAWLRELYSPGRTILTADLLNGLNGLVYRSFRYKRREEAGVQVPCETLRLGTGSCRDYAVFLMEASRHLGFAARFVTGYVQMGEGQHGATHAWTEIYIPGAGWRGFDPTNDKLAGSEHVSVAVSRDHEKASPLSGSWSGPAGAFDRMEVSVQVFGL; translated from the coding sequence ATGAAGCGCATCCGGATCGTGCATTCCACGGCCTACCACTACCACGAGCCCGTCCGGTTCGGGGCGCATCGGGCGCTCTTGCGGCCTCGCGAGGGGCACGACGTGCACATCGCCGGGTCGAAGCTGTCGGTCGAGCCCAGGGCGGACGTGCGCTGGATCCGCGACGTCTACGGCAACTCGATCGCCTTCCTGACGTTCGCCGAGCCCGGGGCGACGCTCCGCCTGGAGAGCGAGGTCGACGTCGACCTGTACGCGGACGGTCCGATCGACTGCGCGGTCGACCCCTCGGCGCAGTGGTATCCGTTCCAGTACGACGCGGCCGAGCAGGTGGAGATCGTCCCCTACCGCCTGCCCAGCTACCCCCACGACGGCGCGGCGGTCCAGGCGTGGCTCCGCGAACTGTACTCGCCCGGCCGGACGATCCTCACCGCCGACCTGCTGAACGGGCTCAACGGCCTGGTGTATCGCTCGTTCCGCTACAAACGCCGCGAGGAGGCGGGCGTGCAGGTCCCCTGCGAGACGCTGCGTCTGGGGACCGGGTCGTGCCGCGACTACGCCGTATTCCTGATGGAGGCGTCCCGCCACCTGGGCTTCGCCGCGCGGTTCGTCACGGGGTACGTCCAGATGGGCGAGGGCCAGCACGGCGCGACCCACGCCTGGACCGAGATCTACATCCCCGGAGCCGGCTGGCGCGGGTTCGACCCGACCAACGACAAGCTCGCCGGCTCGGAGCACGTCTCGGTCGCGGTCTCGCGCGACCACGAGAAGGCCTCCCCCCTGTCCGGCTCCTGGTCCGGCCCCGCGGGGGCGTTCGACCGCATGGAGGTCTCGGTGCAGGTCTTCGGACTCTGA
- a CDS encoding Gfo/Idh/MocA family protein — MTERPCANDGTTRRGFLKETTTAAAGAAALASWAPMVHAAGSDAIKVGLVGAGGRGTGAAEQALTADSGTKLVAIGDVFGDRLEECVSALKGSAVGPRVVADKDHWYTGFDAYKQVIDQVDVVVLATTPHFRPLHTAYAVEKGVHAFVEKPMAVDGPGLRKFLKAVQDAKAKNVAVVNGFCWRYHPPRRETMKQVFDGKIGEIRSIETTYNSQGVWEPRKTREQCGSDMEYQLRNWYYYNWLSGDHIVEQAIHGLDTMGWAMGDKLPDRCYGVGGRQSRTDAKYGNIYDHFSIVYEYPNDVRGYHQCRHWVNTANRVKDYILGSDGTADVFANSLSGKNKWRYRDTGDSKKYDMYQVEHDEMYAALRAGRIINNGEQAAYSTLLGLMGRTAAYTGEIVTPEQILDSKDDLSPAAYTFGPDPLPVAPIPIPGFGKTA; from the coding sequence GTGACCGAGCGACCTTGCGCGAACGACGGGACCACCCGGCGGGGCTTCCTGAAGGAGACGACGACCGCGGCGGCCGGGGCGGCGGCGCTGGCCTCGTGGGCGCCGATGGTCCACGCGGCCGGCAGCGACGCGATCAAGGTGGGCCTCGTCGGCGCGGGCGGGCGCGGCACGGGCGCGGCCGAGCAGGCCCTGACGGCCGACAGCGGCACCAAGCTGGTGGCCATCGGCGACGTGTTCGGCGACCGGCTGGAGGAATGCGTCTCGGCGCTGAAGGGCTCGGCGGTGGGGCCGCGGGTCGTGGCCGACAAGGACCACTGGTACACCGGGTTCGACGCCTACAAGCAGGTCATCGACCAGGTCGACGTGGTCGTGCTGGCGACGACGCCGCACTTCCGGCCGCTGCACACGGCCTACGCCGTCGAGAAGGGGGTCCACGCCTTCGTCGAGAAGCCGATGGCCGTCGACGGCCCCGGGCTCCGCAAGTTCCTCAAGGCGGTCCAGGACGCCAAGGCCAAGAACGTCGCGGTCGTCAACGGCTTCTGCTGGCGGTACCACCCGCCCCGCCGCGAGACCATGAAGCAGGTCTTCGACGGCAAGATCGGCGAGATCCGCTCCATCGAGACCACGTACAACTCGCAGGGCGTGTGGGAGCCCCGCAAGACCCGCGAGCAGTGCGGCTCGGACATGGAGTACCAGCTCCGCAACTGGTACTACTACAACTGGCTCTCGGGCGACCACATCGTCGAGCAGGCCATCCACGGGCTCGACACCATGGGCTGGGCGATGGGCGACAAGCTCCCCGACCGCTGCTACGGCGTGGGCGGCCGTCAGTCGCGGACCGACGCCAAGTACGGCAACATCTACGACCACTTCTCGATCGTGTACGAGTACCCGAACGACGTCCGCGGCTATCACCAGTGCCGCCACTGGGTCAACACCGCGAACCGCGTGAAGGACTACATCCTTGGCAGCGACGGCACGGCCGACGTCTTCGCCAATTCGCTCAGCGGCAAGAACAAGTGGCGGTACCGCGACACCGGCGACTCGAAGAAGTACGACATGTACCAGGTCGAGCACGACGAGATGTACGCCGCCCTCCGCGCCGGCCGGATCATCAACAACGGCGAGCAGGCCGCGTACTCGACCCTGCTGGGCCTGATGGGCCGGACCGCCGCCTACACGGGCGAGATCGTCACGCCGGAGCAGATCCTCGACTCCAAGGACGACCTGAGCCCGGCGGCGTACACCTTCGGCCCCGATCCGCTCCCGGTCGCGCCGATCCCGATCCCCGGTTTCGGGAAGACGGCCTGA